In Dioscorea cayenensis subsp. rotundata cultivar TDr96_F1 chromosome 9, TDr96_F1_v2_PseudoChromosome.rev07_lg8_w22 25.fasta, whole genome shotgun sequence, a genomic segment contains:
- the LOC120268292 gene encoding actin-binding protein-like: MHALAAAPSCPSSTLSGVRPPEPCALRCRSLAFPIIAFGALLPPPRGWRLRGLTVRMAPEEEKMTRRSPLDFPIEWERPKPGRRPDIFPQFSPMKTPLPTPMPADPPDEDEEEEEEKKEEEEEDPEKEEPEKPEQSKMQQHKTGWW; encoded by the exons ATGCACGCGCTGGCGGCGGCGCCGTCGTGCCCCTCGTCCACGCTCTCCGGCGTCCGGCCGCCGGAGCCGTGCGCTCTACGTTGCAGAAGCCTTGCCTTCCCTATTATCGCCTTCGGAGCTCTCCTCCCGCCGCCGCGGGGCTGGAGGTTGCGAGGCTTGACTGTGCGGATGGCGCCGGAGGAGGAGAAGATGACCCGCAGATCTCCTCTTGATTTCCCAATC GAATGGGAAAGACCGAAACCAGGACGACGACCTGATATATTCCCGCAATTCAGTCCAATGAAAACACCGCTGCCGACACCAATGCCAGCCGACCCTCCGGACGaggatgaggaagaagaagaagaaaagaaagaggaagaagaggaggatCCTGAAAAGGAAGAACCTGAAAAACCAGAGCAGTCTAAAATGCAACAACATAAAACAGGATGGTGGTGA